ACTCCTTGCAGCTTTTATGTCAACTTATGCTGCAACAATTAATGCTGCACCAGCATATGTTGTTAATGATATTTATAAAAAATTTATAAACCCAAATGCTCCAGCAAAGAAATATGTAAGATTAAGTATAATTGTTTCTGCTTTCTTTGTTCTTCTGGGATTCATTTTTGGAATACTCGCACAATCTGTTAATCAGGTAACATTATGGATTGTTAATGGTTTATGGGGTGGTTATACTGCAGCAAATGTACTTAAGTGGTACTGGTGGAGATTAAATGGTTATGGATATTTCTGGGGTATGGTAATTGGAATTGCATGTGCTTTATTGATGCCTGTATTATTCCCAAGTTTACCTGCACTAAATGCTTTCCCGTACGTTCTTGCAGTCTCAATTCTCGGTTGTGTATTAGGAAGTTATTTAACAGAACCCGAACCAGACGAAGTATTAATGAAATTTTATGTGAGAGTTCGTCCCTGGGGTTTATGGAATCCAATTAAAAAGAAAGTTGAACAGCGATTCCCTGAATTTAAATGTGATGCCAATCCGAAAAGAGATCTTTTTAATGTAGTTATTGGAATAATATGGCAAACAACACTCCTTGCTGCACCAATGTATCTTGTAATCAAAGAATATACTTGCTTGGTTATAACACTTTCCATCACTTTGATTACATCAATAATTCTAAAATTTACATGGTGGAATAAATTAGAAGAAATTGCAGGTGAAAAAACAGAGAAATTCTATCAAGAGCTTGCAGATAAAATTTAATTTATATGATAATATGATAAAACATTAAAGGGAGTTTTTATAAATGACTAAAAAACAATTTAATGAACGTTTGAAAGCTTTACTTGAAGAACACAATAAATTAATAAAACGTAAAAATGTAAAACTACCAAAAAGCAATGGGATCTTTTATCGTTACAAATATCCTGTGTTAACTGCAGAACACACACCAATTTTCTGGCGTTACGATTTAAATTATGAAACCAATCCTTATCTAATGGAAAGAATGGGAATAAATGCAACATTTAACTCGGGTGCAATGGAATTTAATGGCAAAATTGTTTTAGCTGTACGAGTTGAAGGTGTTGATAGAAAATCTTTTTTTGCAATTGCAGAATCGCCAAATGGAATTGATAATTTTAAATTCTGGGATTATCCTATAATTATTCCAGAAACAGATAATCCAGATACAAATGTTTATGATATGAGACTGGTTAAACATGAAGACGGCTGGATTTATGGAATCTTCTGCACAGAAAGAAAAGATCCAGCTGCTCCTTCTACGGATACATCTTCAGCAATTGCTCAGGCAGGTATTGTAAGAACAAAAGATTTAATTAACTGGGAAAGATTACCAGATCTAAAAACTAAATCTCCACAACAAAGAAATGTTGTTCTTCACCCTGAATTTGTCAACGGCAAATATGCTTTTTATACACGTCCCCAGGATGGATTTATTGAAACAGGAAGTGGCGGTGGAATTGGATGGGGATTAGTTGATTCGATTGAAAATCCAGTTATCGAAGATGAAATTATTATTGATGAAAAAATTTATCATACAATTAAAGAAGTAAAAAATGGTCTGGGACCAGCACCAATTAAAACCGAAAAAGGATGGTTACAATTAGCTCACGGAGTAAGAAATACAGCAGCTGGTTTACGTTATGTTCTTTATATGTTTTTGACAGATCTTAATGAACCTTACAAAGTAATTGCAAAACCGGGTGGATATTTCCTTGCCCCGGAAGGTGAAGAAAGAATTGGAGATGTTTCTAATGTTGTATTCAGCAATGGCTGGGTTGCAAGAAAAAATGGTGAGGTTCTGATTTATTATGGCTCATCCGATACAAGAATGCACGTTGCTGTTTCTACTATTGATAAATTATTAGATTATGTTCTTAATACTCCCGAAGATGGATTAAGAAGTGCAGTTTGTGTTCAGCAAAGAGTTGAATTAATCAAAAAAAATTTAGAAGTCATGAAAAAATTGAAAATAAAAAAATAAGATCCTCTTCATGGTGTACCTCCTTATAACCATGCTGTATTAAGTTTCAACTGTGCAGCATGGTTTTTTTATTCATTCAATATAAATCAATAAAGAACTCAAATTAATAATGTGTTTACAAAAATTATTTTTTCTCCCTCATAAATTCAGGTTCTTCAAGTCTAAGTATTAATGAAATTCGATGTGTGTCTGGCAATCTTTCTATTTCCGATTCTGAAACTCGTGCAAATGAATAGTCAATTGTAAGTTTGGGAAGTTTTATACCTGCCCCCAATGTTATCTGTTTTAAATCACTATATCCAGCTCTTATTGAAAGAATATTTTTATAATTATATTCTATTCCTGTATGTAAATCAAAACTAACTGGACCGATATTAAAATTAGAAGCATATTTTCTGTTTTCAAATCTAATATCAAAATCCAATGCGGGTAAAAAATTTCCCCCTAAAATATTTAAGGAATAGGCTGTTCCTAATTTTAAAGTTGGGGTAATAAGTTCGTTTCTTCCAGTGTTCCAGCTTATTAATGTTGTAGTTACATCCTGAAAGTTTAGACCTAAAAATAGATTATCAACTGGTGTATACAATGCTCCAATATCAAAACCAATTCCTGTTGCACTAAATTCAGCTATTTCTCTTCTAATAATTTTTACATTTGCACCCCAGAAAAAATTTTCGTTATATCGTTTAGCAAAGGATAATATAAAAGCCCAATCAGAATTATTAAATTCAGTAATTTTTGAATAATCTGGCATATCATCGTGAATATCAAGAATTCCATCTCCATTGGCATCATAAATTGCATTACGCGTATCGGGTATACCATCAATACTTAATCTTATAATACTCAAACCAAAACTCATATCATTTTCGTATGGAATTGCAATTGCGCCGTAGTTATAATTTACAAGATTTCCAAAATGTTCTTCGTGCATTAAACTAATTTGAGGATAATCTAAGTAAGCCAATCCTGCAGGATTCCAGTATCCACTGGTTATATCATTAACAATAGCAACCTGCGAACCTCCCATTGCAAGAGCTCTACCACCAACACCAATGGATAAAAATTCTCCAGCATACTTACCTATTACCGTCTGGGAATAAATTAATGCAGGGAGGAGAAAGAACAATATAAAAATAATTTTTCTCATAACTTAGTCCCCTTTTAGACAATGTAGAAATAATTCTGTTCTTTCTCCTTTTTATTTGCTTTGAAAATAAATCACATTAATTACTTTTTCTCGGTTTGTTTGGCTACAGCATTAATTGCTGCATTGATTGCTTCCTGATCACCAAGATAATAATGTTTAATTGGTTTTAAATCATCATCAAGTTCATAAACAAGTGGAATTCCTGTTGGAATATTTAATTCAACAATATCTTCATCTGAAATATTATCAAGATATTTCACAAGAGCTCTTAAACTATTTCCATGAGCAGCTATTATTACTTTTTTACCACTTTTAATTGTTGGTGCAATTGTTTCGTGCCAGTAAGGTAAAAATCTTTCAACTGTTAGCTTCAAACTTTCTGTAAGAGGAATATCTTTTTTATCAAGATCTTTATAGCGGGGATCTTTTCCTGGATATCTATCATCATTTTCATCGAGTGGTGGTGGTGGAACATCATAACTTCTTCGCCATAGTTTAACTTTCTCCATTCCATATTTTTCAGCTGTCTCTGCTTTATTTAATCCCTGCAGTGCACCATAATGTCTTTCATTTAATCTCCACGATTTAATAACTGGAATCCACATTAAATCCATCTCTTCGAGAGCAATGTAAAGAGTTTTAATTGCTCTTTTTAGAACTGAAGTAAAAGCAATATCAAACGTATAACCTTCTTCTTTTAGAACTTTACCAGCTTGATGTGCTTCTTCAATTCCTTTTTCAGAAAGGTCAACATCTGTCCATCCAGTAAAAAGATTTAATTTGTTCCATTCACTTTCGCCATGTCTTAATAAAACTAATTTGTGCATTTTATCTCCATAGATTTTTAAAAAATCAATAGCAAATATATAAAATTCTATTGCATTCTGTTTATTTTAATCTCTTCTTAACTTATCTTTATATAGAATTTTAGGAATATTTTAAATGAAATCCAAAAGTATTATCTATAATTTTTTTACCGATGATGATTTTCTAAGATTTTCAAGAAAAATTAAAGAGGTGGAAAAATACACATCGGGTGAAATTCGTATCTGCATAAAAGAGTTCCGAAAATTTAATGAAAGAAAAAAAGATCTTCGTGCATTAGCAGAAAAAGAATTTTATAAACTAAATATGCACAATACAAGAGATAAAACAGGAATCCTATTTTATCTTCTTCTTGGCGAGAGAAAATTTTATATCCTGGCAGATGAAGGAATCAATTCAAAAGTTGAGCAGGATACATGGGATAAACTTAGAGACGAAATTCAATTAATTTTTATGGAAGGAAAATTTTCGGAGGGAATTTTACATTGTATAGAAAAAGCAGGTGAGATTTTGAGCAAATATTTTCCAATTAAGCCAGATGACACAAATGAACTTTCAAATAAAATTGTCCTCGATTAAACCAATTGAATTTTTTTACTGAAAGAGATGTTATTATTTCAGTAAAAATTATTACCCACTTTATGAAAATCACAAGAAAAAAATTTTTAAGAAATTTATTGATGTCATTCAGTGGCTCATTACTTTTCCCTTTCTTTTTCAATTCTAAAATTAATGCTAAACCAGAATTAAAACTAAAATATAAGCCTCAACCACAGCAATGGCAGAATGATTCAATTACACTTTCATGGATTGGACATTCGACTATATTAATAAATTTATTTGGCAAATGGATTTTAACCGACCCGGTTTTGTTTGAACGAGTGGGAATTTATTTACTTGGAACAAGTTATGGACCCACAAGAATTTCTCCCCCAGCATTAGACATCGATGAAATTCCACAACCCGATATTATTTTACTTTCACATGCACACATGGATCATATGGATTATCCAACATTAAAATATCTCTCAAAAAAATTTCCTCATAAAATTGATGTCATAACTGCATACAATACAAAAGATGTAATTAAAAATTTAGACTGGCATTCAATCAATGTGTTAGACTGGAACGAAGAAAAAATTCTTCATGGAATTCGCTTCAAAGCACTCGAAGTAAAACATTTTGGATGGCGATTTCCATGGGAAAAAGATAGGTCGAGAGGATTTTTCAAAGATGGAAGAAGTTTTAATGCTTACATTATCGAATTGAATGGTAAAAAAATTTTATTTGGAGGAGATACTGCATTTACAGATAAATTAAAAAAATCAAAAGAAGAAAATATTGATATTGCCATTATGCCAATTGGTGCATACAATCCATGGAAAAGAAATCATTGCAATCCAGAAGAAGCATTAAAAATGGCAACAGAATTAAAAGCAAAATATTTCATCCCCATTCACACAAAAACATTTAAACTTGGTATCGAGCCAATTAATGAACCAATTGAGTGGTTGAGAAGTTCAGCCCCTAAATATCCACTAAAAATTGCTCTCGATGAAATAGGAATGACTTTCCAGCTTAAAAATTAATTTCTACTTATCCAGCAAACTTTACTTTAATTTCTGCTGATTATTTCAAAAAATAATGATAAGTTATAATAAAAGAATTAATTAATGCTCGGGTTTACAATGAAAGCAATAATCATTCTTCAGTTATCACTAATTCTAACACTTACATTTTGTAGTTGTAAATCAAGTACTACAGAGCCAGATGATAAAGATACAACAGCAATACCTG
This is a stretch of genomic DNA from Rosettibacter firmus. It encodes these proteins:
- a CDS encoding glycoside hydrolase family 130 protein; protein product: MTKKQFNERLKALLEEHNKLIKRKNVKLPKSNGIFYRYKYPVLTAEHTPIFWRYDLNYETNPYLMERMGINATFNSGAMEFNGKIVLAVRVEGVDRKSFFAIAESPNGIDNFKFWDYPIIIPETDNPDTNVYDMRLVKHEDGWIYGIFCTERKDPAAPSTDTSSAIAQAGIVRTKDLINWERLPDLKTKSPQQRNVVLHPEFVNGKYAFYTRPQDGFIETGSGGGIGWGLVDSIENPVIEDEIIIDEKIYHTIKEVKNGLGPAPIKTEKGWLQLAHGVRNTAAGLRYVLYMFLTDLNEPYKVIAKPGGYFLAPEGEERIGDVSNVVFSNGWVARKNGEVLIYYGSSDTRMHVAVSTIDKLLDYVLNTPEDGLRSAVCVQQRVELIKKNLEVMKKLKIKK
- a CDS encoding PorV/PorQ family protein; its protein translation is MRKIIFILFFLLPALIYSQTVIGKYAGEFLSIGVGGRALAMGGSQVAIVNDITSGYWNPAGLAYLDYPQISLMHEEHFGNLVNYNYGAIAIPYENDMSFGLSIIRLSIDGIPDTRNAIYDANGDGILDIHDDMPDYSKITEFNNSDWAFILSFAKRYNENFFWGANVKIIRREIAEFSATGIGFDIGALYTPVDNLFLGLNFQDVTTTLISWNTGRNELITPTLKLGTAYSLNILGGNFLPALDFDIRFENRKYASNFNIGPVSFDLHTGIEYNYKNILSIRAGYSDLKQITLGAGIKLPKLTIDYSFARVSESEIERLPDTHRISLILRLEEPEFMREKK
- the gpmA gene encoding 2,3-diphosphoglycerate-dependent phosphoglycerate mutase, with the protein product MHKLVLLRHGESEWNKLNLFTGWTDVDLSEKGIEEAHQAGKVLKEEGYTFDIAFTSVLKRAIKTLYIALEEMDLMWIPVIKSWRLNERHYGALQGLNKAETAEKYGMEKVKLWRRSYDVPPPPLDENDDRYPGKDPRYKDLDKKDIPLTESLKLTVERFLPYWHETIAPTIKSGKKVIIAAHGNSLRALVKYLDNISDEDIVELNIPTGIPLVYELDDDLKPIKHYYLGDQEAINAAINAVAKQTEKK
- a CDS encoding TPM domain-containing protein — protein: MKSKSIIYNFFTDDDFLRFSRKIKEVEKYTSGEIRICIKEFRKFNERKKDLRALAEKEFYKLNMHNTRDKTGILFYLLLGERKFYILADEGINSKVEQDTWDKLRDEIQLIFMEGKFSEGILHCIEKAGEILSKYFPIKPDDTNELSNKIVLD
- a CDS encoding MBL fold metallo-hydrolase, encoding MKITRKKFLRNLLMSFSGSLLFPFFFNSKINAKPELKLKYKPQPQQWQNDSITLSWIGHSTILINLFGKWILTDPVLFERVGIYLLGTSYGPTRISPPALDIDEIPQPDIILLSHAHMDHMDYPTLKYLSKKFPHKIDVITAYNTKDVIKNLDWHSINVLDWNEEKILHGIRFKALEVKHFGWRFPWEKDRSRGFFKDGRSFNAYIIELNGKKILFGGDTAFTDKLKKSKEENIDIAIMPIGAYNPWKRNHCNPEEALKMATELKAKYFIPIHTKTFKLGIEPINEPIEWLRSSAPKYPLKIALDEIGMTFQLKN